In Danaus plexippus chromosome 6, MEX_DaPlex, whole genome shotgun sequence, a single window of DNA contains:
- the LOC116778812 gene encoding uncharacterized protein LOC116778812 → MSPYLVLGIIVVVALAAAQPPLANESIGKDRLIRQSLLKSGKNVAIKPKWGFFGTVFNLILEQINDTKSAYNQVSELVSNQFVDDNAITTQAPNNGSTAAPKITRKEFLNILDRNLKGLARLRNLEWREAKKDSRSNLQGYWNELFAEKKSRR, encoded by the exons atGTCTCCTTACCTGGTCCTCGGAATTATAGTTGTCGTCGCATTAGCCGCAGCACAACCA CCATTAGCAAATGAATCGATCGGAAAAGACCGTTTAATTAGACAATCCTTATTAAAAAGTGGGAAGAATGTCGCAATTAAGCCTAAATGGGGTTTCTTTGGTACAgtatttaatcttattttagaG caAATTAATGATACAAAGAGCGCTTACAACCAAGTTTCGGAATTAGTGAGCAATCAATTCGTTGATGATAAC GCTATCACAACACAAGCTCCAAATAATGGTTCTACAGCAGCTCCCAAAATTACAAGAAAGGaatttttgaacattttagACCGAAACCTGAAGGGTTTAGCCCGTTTACGAAATTTAGAATGGCGAGAAGCGAAAAAG GATTCCCGGTCCAATTTACAAGGATACTGGAATGAACTCTTTGCAGAAAAGAAATCTAGAAGATAG
- the LOC116778799 gene encoding uncharacterized protein LOC116778799, with amino-acid sequence MSSRGRGYGGRGNYSGRGSGYRGSFRGNGSRGGYDGGRGGRGGGYSTYNENRYNSNNANRYSSSRDRIEETYKKTYRTESSASYSNRDYGGRSGSPERKRMRMEGSSSDRRSHDGGSHYGGSYGGRQEGYGERRSFASEDRRRSPAREYRKPSGMGPPREPLRALVRPRAARRSFRGRTLRTRPLYRGAPRSRGSFSSRRFAERSLGYTRTFRTTKGRSSVKSKEDEASSTEEDWEADEKEEVIEEKKETKNKSPEVSAPEVEGSEGEAGEGGEDTDKEPDAASDTAPSRPYVHLACVHCKEKCVTFGSYTKHLLSSKHRAAMSSVARRHKLELLRMRVAQRGAQRDLEAAAGAELAARTTFCLVCRLNHRTTRHAHNLTDTHRAMKRLLMPFCRICRITFRSPMIYEHHICSVEHLKKKASLNARRASPKAEASADEGMDVDLDNFMTLDSVGDVDEVEDDDSGGEKKDESAPKKTKVEINIGSEHIKKLEVHWCELCRVYLPRVEAGSAEEAEALRRHCRLRVHLGRYVQHRDTRTLRRHAERIHRQLHQQKEDEKEVAASEEVADKEKIEKKEPSVENANLENGADLSNISGSEDKLWADVDKDIGELLREVDPQGNEASDDDEDLGRYDKFRKSDKKPKADLEEGEDAKEEISNEKANVEVKTSI; translated from the exons ATGTCATCTCGGGGACGAGGTTATGGAGGGCGGGGTAACTACAGCGGCCGTGGAAGTGGTTATAGAGGATCATTTCGTGGTAACGGGAGTCGCGGCGGATATGATGGCGGCCGTGGGGGCCGAGGAGGCGGCTACTCAACCTATAACGAAAATCGATACAACAGTAACAATGCCAACAGATATTCATCAAGTCGGGATCGCATAGAAGAAACTTATAAAAAGACTTATCGAAct GAAAGTTCAGCTAGTTATTCAAATCGTGACTATGGTGGTCGATCAGGCTCTCCAGAACGCAAACGGATGAGAATGGAG GGCTCATCGAGCGATAGACGTAGCCACGATGGCGGCAGTCACTATGGCGGCTCGTACGGCGGTAGACAGGAGGGTTACGGCGAGCGGCGGTCGTTCGCGAGCGAGGACAGGCGGCGGTCGCCGGCTCGAGAGTATCGCAAGCCCAGTGGCATGGGGCCGCCGCGAGAGCCGCTCCGAGCGCTCGTCCGGCCGCGGGCTGCGCGACGCTCATTCCGCGGACGAACATTGCGCACTCGCCCCCTCTATCGGGGAGCCCCCCGTTCCCGTGGATCCTTCTCCTCTAGGCGATTTGCTGAAAGATCGCTGGGGTACACCCGCACATTTAGAACTACTAAGGGGCGAAG cTCTGTTAAATCAAAAGAAGATGAAGCATCTTCCACAGAGGAAGATTGGGAAGCTGATGAGAAAGAGGAAGTCATAGAAGAGAAGAAAGAAACCAAGAACAAGTCGCCAGAAGTCAGT GCACCAGAAGTCGAGGGGTCAGAAGGTGAGGCAGGTGAAGGCGGAGAGGATACTGATAAAGAACCAGATGCTGCGTCAGATACGGCTCCATCGCGTCCCTATGTTCATCTTGCCTGTGTTCACTGTAAAGAGAAATGTGTTACTTTTGGA AGTTACACCAAACACCTTTTGTCGAGTAAGCATCGTGCCGCTATGAGTTCAGTGGCTCGTCGCCATAAGCTAGAGTTGCTACGTATGCGTGTAGCTCAGCGCGGCGCGCAACGTGACCTGGAGGCTGCGGCAGGCGCCGAGCTGGCGGCCCGTACCACTTTCTGTCTTGTGTGCCGCCTCAACCACCGTACCACGAGACACGCGCATAACCTCACCGACACTCACCGCGCCATGAAACGACTTCTGATGCCATTCTGCCGCATCTGTCGTATCACTTTCCGCTCACCCATGATTTACGAACACCATATTTGTTCCGTGGAACATCTTAAG aaaaaggCCAGTCTTAACGCTCGACGGGCGAGCCCAAAGGCTGAAGCTAGTGCTGATGAGGGTATGGATGTGGATTTGGATAACTTCATGACGTTGGACTCTGTGGGTGATGTTGATG aaGTTGAAGATGATGACTCCGGCGGTGAGAAAAAAGATGAATCTGCcccaaaaaaaacaaaagttgaGATAAATATTGGTAGCGAGCATATTAAGAAGTTAGAG GTTCACTGGTGCGAGCTATGTCGCGTGTATTTGCCGCGTGTGGAAGCTGGTAGTGCTGAGGAGGCGGAAGCTCTTCGCCGTCACTGCCGTCTGCGTGTCCACCTCGGTCGGTATGTGCAGCACCGGGACACGCGCACACTACGCCGCCACGCAGAGAGAATACACCGCCAGCTACACCAACAAAAGG AAGATGAAAAAGAAGTTGCCGCTTCTGAAGAAGTAGCCGATAaggaaaaaattgaaaaaaaagaacCTTCTGTTGAAAACGCAAATTTGGAAAATGGAGCTGATCTGTCAAATATTTCTG GAAGCGAAGATAAATTGTGGGCTGATGTGGATAAGGATATCGGCGAGTTATTAAGAGAAGTGGATCCTCAGGGAAATGAAGCTAGTGACGATGACGAAGACCTTGGAAG GTATGATAAATTTCGTAAAAGTGATAAAAAACCAAAGGCTGATTTAGAAGAAGGTGAAGATGCTAAAGAAGAAATCTCCAATGAAAAAGCAAATGTAGAAGTAAAAACATCTATTTGA
- the LOC116779081 gene encoding large ribosomal subunit protein eL13: MGKGNNMIPNGHFHKDWQRFVKTWFNQPARKQRRRHNRIKKAKAIAPRPAAGPLRPVVRCPTVRYHTKVRAGRGFTLREIRASGLNPAFARTIGISVDPRRRNKSVESLQMNVQRLKEYRARLILFPKGKKVLKGEASEEERKLATQLRGPLMPVQQPAPKSSARVITEEEKDFKAYQYLRGARSIAKLVGIRAKRLKDAAENPDDVTKAPTAAKEGKAKK, from the exons ATGGGGAAGGGAAATAATATGATTCCTAATGGCCATTTCCATAAGGATTGGCAAAGATTTGTTAAAACTTGGTTCAACCAACCGGCCAGAAAACAACGAAGAAGGCACAACAGAATTAAGAAGGCTAAAGCTATCGCTCCTCGTCCTGCTGCAGGCCCTCTGAGACCGGTAGTTCGTTGTCCTACCGTGCGATACCACACTAAAGTCCGTGCAGGTCGTGGATTCACCCTCCGTGAAATTAgg GCTTCAGGCCTGAACCCAGCATTTGCCAGGACTATTGGTATTTCAGTTGACCCCAGAAGACGTAACAAGTCTGTAGAGTCCCTGCAGATGAATGTACAGAGATTAAAGGAGTACCGTGCTCGTCTCATCCTGTTCCCTAAGGGCAAGAAG gtTCTGAAGGGTGAAGCTTCTGAGGAAGAACGTAAGTTGGCCACTCAGCTCAGAGGACCTCTGATGCCAGTTCAGCAACCAGCACCTAAATCCAGTGCTCGTGTGATTACTGAGGAAGAAAAAGACTTCAAAGCCTATCAGTACCTAAGAGGG GCTCGTTCCATTGCTAAGCTTGTTGGTATCCGTGCTAAGCGGCTTAAGGATGCAGCAGAAAATCCTGATGATGTCACCAAGGCGCCAACAGCTGCCAAGGAAGGCAAAGCTAAAAAGTGA
- the LOC133320860 gene encoding glycylpeptide N-tetradecanoyltransferase 2, with the protein MEDNKMSQSEEFQKLNEEKNPKKKNKNKKKRIIGDGDNGGAQSADGLAISNLKDIQQNISLKDLKTAMEVLNLQQKPAKTTEEALHKSYQFWSTQPVPKMYEKVITNEPIEPPKSTDEIRSEPYSLPEGFHWDTLNLNEPLVLKELYTLLNENYVEDDDCMFRFDYQTDFLKWALQPPGWRMEWHCGVRVVKSGRLVGFISAIPATLRIYEKIQTVVEINFLCVHKKLRAKRVAPVLIREITRRVNLTGIFQGVYTAGIVLPTPIATCRYWHRSLNPKKLIDVKFSHLSRNMTMQRTLKLFKLPDTPKTSGFRKMEVKDSDKVVKLLNDYLQKFDLVPIFSEEEFKHWFTPQAGIIDSYVVEGSDGSITDFVSYYTLPSTVVYHPVHKTIKAAYSFYNVSTKTPWVELMLDALITAKNSGFDVFNALDLMENKEFLEPLKFGIGDGNLQYYLYNWRCPSITSNKIGLVLQ; encoded by the coding sequence atggagGATAATAAAATGAGTCAATCCGAAGagtttcaaaaattaaatgaagaaaaaaatcccaaaaagaaaaataagaataaaaaaaagcgtaTCATTGGAGATGGTGATAATGGTGGTGCTCAGTCAGCGGATGGATTAGCAATTTCTAACTTAAAAGATATTCAACAAAACATATCTTTAAAAGATCTTAAAACGGCTATGGAAGTCCTTAATTTGCAGCAAAAACCGGCAAAAACAACCGAGGAAGCTCTGCATAAGTCGTATCAATTTTGGTCCACTCAACCAGTAcctaaaatgtatgaaaaagttATAACCAACGAACCTATTGAACCACCCAAGTCCACCGATGAAATCCGTTCTGAGCCTTATTCATTGCCTGAGGGTTTTCATTGGGATACTCTTAATCTAAACGAACCTCTGGTTTTAAAAGAGCTATACACTTTATTAAACGAAAATTATGTAGAAGACGATGACTGTATGTTCCGATTTGACTATCAAACTGATTTCTTAAAATGGGCTCTTCAGCCTCCTGGTTGGAGAATGGAATGGCATTGTGGAGTGCGTGTAGTGAAATCTGGTAGATTAGTTGGTTTTATATCTGCAATACCAGCAACACTAcgaatttatgaaaaaatacaaactgttgttgaaattaactttttatgtGTCCATAAGAAACTACGTGCTAAACGTGTCGCTCCGGTGTTGATAAGAGAAATCACTCGTAGAGTTAATTTGACAGGAATATTTCAAGGTGTTTACACGGCCGGTATAGTTTTGCCAACACCCATTGCTACTTGTCGATATTGGCATAGATCTTTAAATCCTAAAAAACTAATTGATGTTAAATTCAGTCACTTATCTAGAAATATGACAATGCAAAGAacccttaaattatttaagttgcCAGATACACCAAAAACATCAGGTTTTAGAAAAATGGAAGTTAAAGATTCTGATAAAGTTGTTAAACTTTTGAATGATTACTTACAGAAATTTGATTTAGTGCCAATATTCTCAGAAGAGGAATTCAAACATTGGTTTACACCGCAGGCGGGTATTATTGATAGTTATGTTGTGGAAGGTTCTGACGGAAGTATCACAGATTTTGTGAGTTATTATACATTACCGTCCACTGTTGTCTACCACCCAGTTCATAAAACCATAAAAGCTGCTTACTCATTTTACAATGTGTCTACTAAAACGCCATGGGTGGAATTAATGTTAGATGCATTGATTACGGCCAAGAACTCTGGATTTGATGTGTTTAATGCTTTAGACCTAATGGAAAATAAAGAGTTCCTAGAGCCTCTCAAATTTGGTATTGGAGATGGAAATCTACAATACTACTTGTATAATTGGAGATGTCCAAGCattacatcaaataaaattggttTGGTTCTACAATag
- the LOC116778253 gene encoding polyadenylate-binding protein 1, translating into MNPGPPNYPMASLYVGDLHSDITEAMLFEKFSPAGPVLSIRVCRDMITRRSLGYAYVNFQQPSDAERALDTMNFDMIKGRPIRIMWSQRDPSLRKSGVGNVFIKNLDKAIDNKAMYDTFSAFGNILSCKVAQDENGASKGYGFVHFETEEAANKSIEKVNGMLLNGKKVYVGRFIPRKEREKELGEKAKLFTNVYVKNFGEDFSDEMLRDMFEKYGRITSHKVMYKEDGSSRGFGFVAFEDPDAAERACLELNGKELVEGKPLYVGRAQKKAERQKELKRKFEQLKSERLTRYQGVNLYVKNLDDTIDDERLRKEFAPFGTITSAKVMLEDGRSKGFGFVCFSSPEEATKAVTEMNGRIVGTKPLYVALAQRKEDRKAHLTSQYMQRMASMRMQQMGQIFQPGSAGGYFVPTIPPAQRFYGPAQITQMRPSQRWTAQPPVRPSTQTAASAYPNMQAPFRPTTRGPTQTALRTSLGARPITGQQGVAAAPSIRAPLVPSGRTAGYKYTSTVRNPPAPQPAVHIQGQEPLTASMLAAAPLQEQKQMLGERLFPLIQRMHPDLAGKITGMLLEIDNSELLHMLEHGESLKAKVDEAVAVLQAHQAKQQATKKD; encoded by the exons atgaatccTGGACCACCAAATTATCCAATGGCATCGCTATATGTCGGGGACTTGCACTCCGACATCACCgaggccatgttgtttgaaaaattttctccTGCTGGTCCTGTTCTCTCTATTCGCGTATGCAGAGATATGATAACTCGTAGGTCTCTTGGCTACGCTTACGTAAATTTTCAGCAGCCTTCTGATG CCGAAAGAGCACTAGACACTATGAATTTTGATATGATCAAAGGTAGGCCAATTAGAATTATGTGGTCCCAAAGAGATCCATCCCTCCGCAAATCTGGAGttggaaatgtttttattaaaaatcttgacAAAGCCATAGATAACAAGGCCATGTATGATACATTCTCTGCTTTTGGCAATATATTGAGTTGTAAGGTAGCTCAAGATGAAAATGGGGCATCTAAGGGATATGGTTTTGTTCACTTTGAAACAGAAGAAGCTGCTAATAAATCCATTGAAAAAGTAAATGGAATGTTGCTAAATGGAAAAAAGGTTTACGTAGGCAGATTTATCCCTCGTAAGGAACGCGAAAAGGAACTGGGAGAGAAAGCTAAATTGTTCACTAATGTTTACGTCAAGAACTTCGGCGAAGATTTCTCGGATGAAATGCTAAGagatatgtttgaaaaatatggCAGAATAACTAGCCATAAAGTAATGTATAAAGAGGATGGCTCATCCAGAGGTTTTGGTTTTGTAGCCTTTGAAGATCCAGATGCTGCCGAAAGGGCATGTCTTGAGCTTAATGGCAAAGAACTTGTTGAAGGAAAACCTCTATATGTAGGACGTGCTCAGAAGAAAGCTGAACGCCAAAAAGAACTAAAGCGTAAATTTGAGCAGTTAAAATCTGAACGTTTGACTCGTTATCAAGGAGTTAATCTGTATGTGAAGAATTTGGATGACACAATTGATGATGAGAGACTCCGTAAGGAATTTGCACCATTTGGTACTATTACTTCAGCCAAG gtTATGTTGGAAGATGGTCGTAGCAAAGGGTTTGGGTTTGTATGTTTCTCATCTCCTGAAGAAGCTACTAAAGCTGTTACTGAAATGAATGGAAGAATTGTAGGTACTAAACCTCTTTATGTAGCTCTTGCTCAAAGGAAAGAAGACCGCAAAGCTCATTTGACTTCACAATACATGCAACGCATGGCAAGTATGAGAATGCAACAAATGGGTCAAATATTCCAACCAGGCAGTGCTGGAGGTTACTTCGTCCCAACTATTCCCCCAGCCCAAAGATTCTATGGCCCTGCTCAAATTACTCAGATGAGACCTTCACAGAGATGGACTGCACAGCCTCCTGTAAGACCCAGCACTCAAACTGCTGCCTCAGCATATCCAAACATGCAAGCACCATTTAGACCCACTACACGTGGACCAACTCAAACAGCTTTGCGCACTTCTCTTGGAGCTAGACCTATAACAGGTCAACAGGGTGTAGCTGCAGCACCATCTATTCGTGCACCTCTTGTGCCAAGCGGTCGTACTGCTGGCTACAAATATACATCAACTGTGCGCAACCCACCAGCTCCACAGCCAGCTGTTCACATCCAGGGTCAAGAGCCATTGACAGCTTCCATGTTAGCTGCTGCACCACTTCaagaacaaaaacaaatgctTGGAGAACGTCTCTTCCCTCTCATTCAGAGAATGCACCCTGATCTTGCTGGCAAAATTACTGGAATGCTTCTAGAAATAGATAATTCTGAACTTTTACATATGTTAGAGCATGGAGAGTCTCTTAAAGCGAAGGTTGATGAGGCTGTTGCTGTTTTGCAAGCTCACCAAGCTAAACAGCAAGCCACTAAGAAAGATTAA